In Glandiceps talaboti chromosome 6, keGlaTala1.1, whole genome shotgun sequence, one DNA window encodes the following:
- the LOC144436398 gene encoding PAT complex subunit Asterix-like isoform X2: protein MSASGAGDVRRPNKVQRYKPPEAGGLEDPTSDYMNLLGMIFSMCGLMLKMKWCAWIAVYCSFISYANSRSSEDTKQMLSSFMLSISAVVMSYLQNPQPMTPPW from the exons ATGTCTGCCTCTGGTGCTGGTGATGTGAGAAGACCTAATAAAGTACAGAG GTACAAACCTCCAGAAGCTGGTGGATTGGAAGACCCTACATCAGATTACATGAATTTACTTGGAATGATTTTTAGTATGTGTGGGTTAATGTTGAAG ATGAAGTGGTGTGCCTGGATAGCCGTGTATTGTTCATTTATAAGTTATGCTAATTCAAGATCATCAGAAGACACAAAACAAATGCTTAGCAGTTTTAT gttATCAATTTCTGCAGTTGTAATGTCTTATCTACAGAATCCACAACCAATGACTCCACCATGGTAG
- the LOC144436398 gene encoding uncharacterized protein LOC144436398 isoform X1, with product MVDTTSTESTTNDSTIVDTTSTESTTNDSTIVDTTSTESTTNDSTMVDTTSTESTTNDSTIVDTTSTESTTNDSTMVDTTSTESTTNDSTMVDTTSTESTTNDSTMVETTSTESTTNDSTMVDTTSTESTTNDSTMVDTTSTESTTNDSTMVDTTSTESTTNDSTMVETTSTESTTNDSTMVETTSTESTTNDSTIVDTTSTESTTNDSTMVDTTSTESTTNDSTMVDTTSAESTTNDSTMVDTTSTESTTNDSTMVDTTSLFTAMLEITVYHHSNPR from the coding sequence ATGGTAGACACAACATCTACAGAATCCACAACCAATGACTCCACCATTGTAGACACAACATCTACAGAATCCACAACCAATGACTCCACCATTGTAGACACAACATCTACAGAATCCACAACCAATGACTCCACCATGGTAGACACAACATCTACAGAATCCACAACCAATGACTCCACCATTGTAGACACAACATCGACAGAATCCACAACCAATGACTCCACCATGGTAGACACAACATCGACAGAATCTACAACCAATGACTCCACCATGGTAGACACAACATCGACAGAATCCACAACCAATGACTCCACCATGGTAGAAACAACATCTACAGAATCCACAACCAATGACTCCACCATGGTAGACACAACATCGACAGAATCCACAACCAATGACTCCACCATGGTAGACACAACATCGACAGAATCCACAACCAATGACTCCACCATGGTAGACACAACATCGACAGAATCCACAACCAATGACTCCACCATGGTAGAAACAACATCTACAGAATCCACAACCAATGACTCCACCATGGTAGAAACAACATCTACAGAATCCACAACCAATGACTCCACCATTGTAGACACAACATCTACAGAATCCACAACCAATGACTCCACCATGGTAGACACAACATCTACAGAATCCACAACCAATGACTCCACCATGGTAGACACAACATCGGCAGAATCCACAACCAATGACTCCACCATGGTAGACACAACATCTACAGAATCTACAACCAATGACTCCACCATGGTAGACACAACATCACTGTTCACTGCAATGCTAGAGATCACAGTCTACCACCACTCAAACCCAAGATAG